A genomic stretch from Erwinia sp. E_sp_B01_1 includes:
- a CDS encoding spore coat protein U domain-containing protein has translation MKMKLFLLGCGLSLSVVSSGFAATTTGTMNARLVLTTGCLVNGQSATTGVNFGTLDFGSSAATFDTLNATLVGSLGNGIFVRCTTGQTYNVQLTSSNAAPGTVFGAVTAQPRYLVLGSDATQGIAYTLYGTTSYTTPIANNTDLTSTGTTDPVNGDNYPIYGRITGGGFNAAIPAGTYTDTINVAVNY, from the coding sequence ATGAAAATGAAGCTTTTTCTGCTGGGCTGTGGCCTTAGCCTCAGCGTAGTTTCTTCCGGCTTTGCCGCCACCACGACGGGAACCATGAACGCAAGACTGGTACTCACCACCGGTTGCCTGGTTAACGGACAGTCCGCCACTACCGGGGTTAACTTCGGTACCCTGGACTTTGGTAGTAGCGCAGCGACTTTCGATACCCTGAATGCGACCCTGGTCGGTTCGCTGGGCAACGGGATCTTCGTCCGTTGCACCACCGGCCAGACCTATAATGTTCAGCTCACCAGCAGTAACGCTGCACCGGGCACCGTGTTTGGCGCCGTGACGGCACAACCTCGCTATCTGGTTCTGGGTAGTGATGCCACGCAGGGGATCGCTTACACCCTGTACGGCACAACGTCCTACACCACGCCAATCGCTAACAATACTGACCTGACCAGCACCGGGACTACCGATCCGGTGAATGGCGACAACTATCCGATTTATGGCCGTATCACTGGCGGTGGCTTTAACGCCGCCATCCCGGCAGGCACCTATACGGATACCATCAACGTTGCCGTAAATTACTGA
- a CDS encoding spore coat U domain-containing protein: MRRGGLMCLTLLIFSSRGWSLPTQTFQVTASVVNGCVISGTNTGIFGSLDFGTQPGVGSRSASASFVQSSTINLACTPGTTLNMSINGGSNYGTSRNLKVANNTNLVAYTLYTSASHSASSAIPVNQNVALTYSNANNITLPVYGLLQLSGVNRAGTYSDTLTVTLSW, from the coding sequence ATGCGACGGGGAGGCCTGATGTGCCTGACGTTGCTGATTTTCAGCAGCCGCGGCTGGTCATTGCCCACTCAGACTTTTCAGGTCACGGCTTCCGTGGTTAATGGCTGCGTCATTTCGGGAACCAACACCGGTATCTTTGGCTCGCTGGATTTTGGTACGCAACCGGGCGTGGGGAGCAGGTCCGCAAGCGCCAGCTTTGTTCAGAGCTCAACCATCAATCTGGCCTGTACGCCCGGCACCACGCTGAATATGAGTATTAACGGTGGCAGCAATTATGGTACCAGCCGTAATCTCAAGGTGGCGAACAATACCAATCTGGTGGCCTATACGCTCTATACCAGCGCCAGTCACAGCGCCTCGAGCGCAATACCGGTGAATCAGAACGTGGCGCTGACTTACAGCAACGCAAATAACATTACCCTGCCTGTTTATGGGCTTCTGCAGCTCAGCGGAGTCAACCGGGCCGGGACTTACAGCGACACGCTGACCGTGACGCTGAGTTGGTAA
- a CDS encoding molecular chaperone, producing MLRLFGLLFSFVGSALVAPVWAGNSVLIWPIDPKISSGDKATELWLENRGEATTLMQVRVFTWEQVAGKEQYQTQQTVVASPPLVRIEPGQKQLVRLINQTPPPAGQEVAYRVLLDEIPTPQTPGKDQAGLNFQMRYSVPLFTYGQGLEAGNASPKLSWGITEQAGKPAIKITNSGNGHARLSKVSLGGRVLSGSLFGYVLAHSSNTFPLNFPASNRSELSAQLENNKSWRSTGSSQ from the coding sequence ATGCTACGACTTTTCGGCCTGCTGTTCAGCTTCGTGGGCAGCGCCCTGGTGGCGCCGGTCTGGGCAGGCAATTCGGTACTCATCTGGCCTATAGACCCCAAAATCTCCAGCGGCGATAAAGCCACGGAGCTGTGGCTTGAGAACCGGGGAGAAGCCACCACGCTGATGCAGGTCAGGGTTTTCACCTGGGAACAGGTAGCAGGCAAAGAGCAGTATCAGACCCAGCAAACCGTGGTAGCCAGCCCGCCGCTGGTACGGATTGAACCAGGTCAGAAGCAGCTGGTTCGTCTGATCAATCAGACTCCACCTCCAGCCGGGCAGGAAGTGGCCTACCGCGTTTTACTGGATGAAATTCCCACACCGCAAACGCCAGGCAAGGATCAGGCTGGTCTGAATTTCCAGATGCGCTACTCGGTGCCGCTGTTTACCTACGGTCAGGGTCTGGAAGCCGGTAATGCCAGCCCCAAACTCAGCTGGGGCATCACGGAACAGGCGGGTAAACCCGCCATAAAGATCACCAACAGCGGCAATGGCCATGCCAGATTGAGTAAAGTGTCGTTGGGTGGCCGGGTGCTCTCCGGTAGCCTGTTTGGCTATGTGCTGGCTCACTCCAGCAATACTTTCCCTCTCAATTTCCCGGCTTCCAACCGTTCTGAACTGAGCGCGCAGCTGGAAAATAATAAAAGCTGGCGTAGCACCGGTTCTTCTCAGTAG
- a CDS encoding fimbria/pilus outer membrane usher protein, with protein sequence MSRRGFASLGRCSLAITGVVSCLFPVTGDAETYSSLPPPPQQNAAGTQNQQYMLGLVVNDQDSRQVVPVEFRNDHYLIRAGDLQRAGIPTARITSSMMDVSAMPGVKAEYDRPRQRILLTVPPAWLPKQTLNSAENNGPRYPGRTTPGALFNYDLYTSHTSASGTRLSAWNEFRLFGSQGQFATNGVYQEQLSGMPGAQDQGYLRYDTWWSNQNENRSLSWRVGDLVTDSLSWSNSVRLGGVQIGRDFSVRPDLVTYPLPSFSGQAAVPSTVDLFVNGYKNSTNNVQPGPWSLTNMPFVNGAGSAVVVTTDAVGRRVTTTLPFYVSSNLLKPGLSDFSFSAGALRENYGIKNFDYGAAAVSGSYRYGLNDWLTLESHAEGAESLALGGAGGQIRVGSLGVVNAALTQSQMDGRQGNQYSWGYQYNNSRFSIGTQHIVRSAGFGNLALYGDRNSGVAGTEYTLSRRSAQYSASLSLNQYGSLGAAFIDITSGTGDRTQLWNLSWSKNLWGNSSLYLSASRDQQQGEWSGALSLLIPFSDLGSASVSMERDQQGGTTQRLSASRAMPSQGGLSWDASWANQSSGSDYRQGSLNWRNAHFETSAGFYGDDEYSTEWADLTGSVVLMDGSLFAANQVNDAFVLVKTDYPNIKVRYENQLMGQTDDDGYLLVPGISSYYPAKYDIDTLDLPADMTTSHVEQRFAVKRDSGYLLHFPVEPLRAASVILHDRNGDPLPVSSQIIREGQATEYVGWDGIAWMENLTTENPFRVETPDGRQCEAVLTVPGGRPKSLETFGPLTCSLSSAPSSGTSP encoded by the coding sequence ATGAGCAGGCGAGGCTTTGCGTCATTAGGACGCTGCTCCCTGGCCATTACTGGCGTAGTCAGTTGCCTGTTCCCAGTAACCGGCGACGCGGAAACCTATTCCTCTTTGCCGCCACCTCCGCAGCAGAACGCCGCAGGAACGCAGAATCAGCAATATATGTTGGGGCTGGTGGTCAATGACCAGGACAGCAGGCAGGTGGTGCCTGTTGAGTTCCGCAATGACCACTACTTAATAAGGGCAGGCGATTTGCAACGGGCAGGGATCCCCACAGCCAGAATCACCTCTTCGATGATGGACGTCTCTGCTATGCCGGGCGTGAAGGCCGAATACGATCGTCCCCGCCAGCGCATCCTGCTTACCGTGCCTCCCGCCTGGTTACCGAAACAGACCCTGAACAGCGCGGAGAACAATGGTCCGCGCTATCCGGGGAGAACCACGCCCGGCGCGCTGTTTAATTACGATCTCTACACCAGCCACACCTCCGCCAGCGGTACCCGCCTCTCTGCCTGGAATGAGTTCCGGCTGTTTGGCTCACAGGGGCAGTTCGCCACCAACGGCGTGTATCAGGAGCAGCTGTCGGGCATGCCAGGCGCTCAGGATCAAGGCTACCTGCGCTACGATACCTGGTGGAGTAATCAGAATGAAAATCGCTCGCTGAGCTGGCGGGTGGGTGACCTGGTAACGGACTCGCTCTCCTGGAGTAACAGCGTAAGGCTGGGCGGGGTGCAGATTGGGCGGGATTTCTCGGTACGTCCCGATCTCGTTACCTATCCCCTGCCCTCTTTTTCCGGCCAGGCCGCCGTGCCTTCCACGGTAGACCTGTTCGTTAACGGCTATAAAAACAGTACCAATAACGTTCAGCCTGGCCCCTGGTCCCTGACCAACATGCCCTTTGTTAACGGGGCGGGCAGCGCGGTGGTGGTGACCACGGATGCGGTGGGCCGTCGCGTGACCACCACTCTGCCTTTTTACGTCTCCAGCAATTTACTGAAGCCGGGGCTGTCCGACTTCTCCTTCTCTGCCGGTGCGCTGCGTGAAAACTACGGTATAAAGAATTTCGATTACGGTGCGGCGGCGGTCAGCGGCTCATATCGCTATGGTCTGAATGACTGGCTGACGCTGGAGAGTCACGCTGAAGGGGCTGAATCTCTTGCTCTGGGCGGCGCTGGTGGGCAGATAAGAGTGGGATCCCTGGGAGTGGTGAATGCCGCGCTGACCCAGAGCCAGATGGACGGCAGGCAGGGGAATCAGTACAGCTGGGGTTATCAGTACAACAACAGCCGTTTCAGCATAGGAACGCAACATATCGTCCGTTCGGCGGGGTTTGGCAACCTGGCCCTGTACGGTGACCGCAACAGTGGCGTGGCCGGTACGGAATACACCCTCAGCCGTCGCAGCGCCCAGTACAGCGCCAGCCTGTCGCTGAATCAGTACGGTAGCCTGGGGGCAGCTTTTATCGATATCACCAGCGGCACCGGCGATCGCACCCAACTGTGGAACCTCTCCTGGAGTAAAAATCTTTGGGGGAACAGCAGTCTGTATCTTTCGGCCAGCCGCGATCAGCAACAGGGCGAATGGTCTGGTGCCCTCTCTTTGCTGATCCCCTTCAGCGATCTGGGGAGTGCCAGCGTCAGTATGGAACGCGATCAGCAGGGCGGCACCACGCAGCGCCTCTCCGCCTCGCGCGCCATGCCTTCTCAGGGCGGCCTCTCCTGGGATGCCTCCTGGGCTAACCAGAGCAGCGGCAGCGATTACCGCCAGGGCAGCCTGAACTGGCGTAATGCCCATTTTGAAACCTCGGCTGGCTTCTATGGTGACGATGAATACAGCACTGAGTGGGCAGATTTAACCGGCTCGGTGGTGCTGATGGATGGCAGCCTGTTTGCCGCCAATCAGGTCAATGACGCCTTTGTGCTGGTAAAAACCGATTACCCCAACATCAAGGTTCGCTATGAAAACCAGCTGATGGGGCAAACGGATGATGACGGCTACCTGCTCGTGCCGGGCATCAGCTCTTATTACCCGGCAAAATATGATATTGATACCCTGGACCTGCCAGCGGATATGACCACCTCCCACGTTGAGCAACGCTTTGCGGTGAAACGCGACAGTGGCTACCTGCTGCACTTCCCGGTGGAACCTCTGCGCGCTGCCAGCGTCATTCTGCACGATCGGAATGGCGATCCTCTGCCTGTTTCCTCGCAGATTATCCGCGAGGGCCAGGCGACCGAATATGTTGGCTGGGATGGGATTGCCTGGATGGAAAACCTCACTACGGAGAATCCGTTCAGAGTCGAAACGCCGGATGGCCGCCAGTGTGAGGCGGTGCTCACCGTGCCAGGTGGCCGCCCTAAATCGCTTGAGACATTTGGTCCGCTGACCTGCTCACTCTCTTCAGCCCCCTCTTCAGGAACTTCACCATGA
- a CDS encoding spore coat U domain-containing protein has product MKKLLSGLLFIFLMACALPGWAACTLPSSTASFGTVSSFTINTTASAVTANVNVNCGAGSILSLLSTDFIRLQLASATYTSGTRGALKTGTASTDAIPLRVCRDAACATELTVGGTATTYSQAQLLNLLGLGGGQNFALPLYLSTLTGQVVAAGTYTVTLNILVNYSICTGIGALGLCLLGDQQTGSGTIPITTTLIVTNDCTTITSPDISFGSAPLVSSFNTVSQSINVICTKGSTYTVGMSNGNHAVGAQRYMTSGSNQLAYEIYKNATTTRWGPTGTDRVSSTGANSISTDGLTRTFNYTAKILTTQSTPVAGSYSDSVVIDLSF; this is encoded by the coding sequence ATGAAAAAGCTGCTGTCCGGCCTGCTGTTTATTTTTCTGATGGCCTGCGCCTTGCCGGGCTGGGCCGCCTGTACGCTGCCTTCATCAACGGCCAGTTTTGGCACGGTGAGTTCCTTTACGATAAATACCACTGCCAGCGCAGTAACCGCGAACGTCAACGTTAACTGCGGCGCCGGCAGCATTCTGTCGCTGCTATCGACCGACTTTATCAGGCTCCAGTTAGCCAGCGCCACCTACACCAGTGGAACAAGAGGCGCGCTGAAAACCGGCACGGCCAGCACCGATGCTATTCCGCTCAGAGTCTGCAGGGATGCTGCCTGCGCGACCGAACTGACGGTAGGCGGCACTGCAACCACTTACAGTCAGGCACAGTTGCTGAACCTGCTGGGGTTGGGAGGAGGCCAAAACTTCGCCCTTCCTCTCTACCTGAGCACGCTAACGGGACAGGTTGTTGCCGCAGGCACCTATACGGTCACGCTGAATATTCTGGTGAACTACAGCATTTGTACCGGCATCGGTGCCCTGGGGTTGTGTCTGCTTGGCGATCAGCAGACCGGTTCCGGCACTATCCCGATCACCACTACCCTGATTGTCACCAATGACTGCACCACCATTACCTCACCGGATATCAGCTTTGGCAGCGCTCCGCTGGTCAGCAGCTTCAACACGGTTTCACAGTCCATCAATGTGATTTGCACCAAAGGCAGCACTTACACGGTAGGGATGAGCAATGGCAACCATGCGGTGGGTGCGCAACGCTATATGACCAGCGGCAGCAATCAGCTGGCCTATGAGATTTATAAAAATGCCACCACGACCCGCTGGGGACCAACCGGGACCGACAGGGTCTCCAGTACGGGCGCCAACAGCATCAGTACAGATGGCCTGACGCGAACCTTTAACTACACCGCTAAAATTCTGACCACACAAAGCACCCCGGTGGCGGGCAGCTACAGCGACAGCGTGGTAATAGATTTGTCGTTTTAA
- the exbD gene encoding TonB system transport protein ExbD, which produces MAMRLNEDLESNGEMHEINVTPFIDVMLVLLIIFMVAAPLATVDVRVNLPASTSAPQPRPEKPVYLSIKADKQLFIGNNAVTPESLLDALNGQTEGNKETTIFFQADKSVDYETLMGVMDKLRQAGYLKIGLMGMESAGK; this is translated from the coding sequence ATGGCTATGCGATTGAATGAAGATCTCGAAAGCAACGGCGAAATGCACGAAATCAACGTCACGCCGTTTATTGACGTGATGCTGGTGCTGCTGATTATCTTTATGGTCGCCGCGCCGCTGGCTACCGTTGACGTACGCGTTAACCTCCCTGCTTCCACCAGCGCGCCTCAACCGCGCCCGGAAAAACCGGTCTACCTCTCTATCAAGGCGGACAAACAGCTGTTTATTGGCAACAATGCAGTGACGCCGGAAAGCCTGCTGGATGCGCTGAATGGCCAGACAGAAGGCAATAAAGAGACCACCATTTTCTTCCAGGCGGATAAGTCTGTGGATTATGAAACGCTGATGGGCGTAATGGATAAATTACGTCAGGCGGGTTATCTGAAGATTGGTCTGATGGGAATGGAAAGCGCCGGGAAGTAA
- the exbB gene encoding tol-pal system-associated acyl-CoA thioesterase produces MANDLMQTDLSVWGMYQHADIVVKVVMIGLLLASVVTWAIFFSKSIELSSAKRRLKREQQALSGARSLKEAAETCTSFQDKSLTTYLLKEAEDELALSQGSDDNDGIKERTAFRLERRVAFFSRHAGRGNGFLATIGAIAPFVGLFGTVWGIMNSFIGIAQTQTTNLAVVAPGIAEALLATAIGLVAAIPAVVIYNVFARMIGNYKASMGDVAAQIMLLQSRDLDLAASGATHRAAPAQKLRVG; encoded by the coding sequence GTGGCGAATGATTTGATGCAGACGGATCTTTCTGTCTGGGGCATGTACCAGCATGCGGACATAGTGGTGAAAGTGGTTATGATCGGTTTGCTGCTGGCATCGGTCGTGACCTGGGCGATTTTCTTCAGCAAGAGTATTGAACTGAGCTCGGCCAAACGCCGCCTCAAACGTGAACAGCAGGCACTGTCTGGCGCACGCTCTCTGAAAGAGGCAGCGGAGACCTGCACTTCCTTCCAGGATAAAAGTCTGACCACTTACCTGCTGAAAGAAGCGGAAGATGAGCTGGCGCTCTCTCAGGGGTCTGACGACAATGACGGCATTAAAGAGCGTACCGCTTTCCGTCTTGAACGCCGCGTGGCTTTCTTCAGCCGTCATGCCGGTCGTGGCAATGGTTTCCTGGCGACCATCGGCGCGATTGCCCCGTTCGTCGGACTGTTCGGCACGGTCTGGGGCATCATGAACAGCTTCATCGGGATTGCCCAGACGCAGACCACCAATCTGGCCGTGGTGGCACCGGGCATTGCTGAAGCCCTGCTGGCAACCGCTATTGGCCTGGTTGCCGCTATTCCTGCCGTGGTGATCTACAACGTCTTTGCCCGCATGATTGGTAATTACAAAGCCTCAATGGGCGATGTGGCGGCCCAGATTATGCTGCTGCAAAGCCGCGATCTGGATCTGGCCGCCAGTGGTGCAACGCACCGCGCTGCACCGGCTCAGAAACTGCGGGTAGGATAA
- the metC gene encoding cystathionine beta-lyase has translation MTSKKIETALIAAGRSKRYTLGSVNSVIQRASSLVFDSVAEKKRCTAGRADGELFYGRRGTLTHFSLQEAMTELEGGAGCVLYPCGAAAVANAILSFVSAGDNVLMAGSVYEPTQDFCTKILSKMNVSTTWFDHCLGAEIAEQVQPNTKVVFLESPASITMEVQDIPAIVAAVRGKAPEAIIMIDNTWAAGILFRALDFDIDISIQAGTKYLIGHSDAMIGTAVANARCWAQLRENSYLMGQMVDADTAYMASRGLRTLAVRLRQHEESSIKIAHWLAERPEVAVVNHPALPQCKGHEFWQRDFTGSSGLFSFVLKARLSDKQLADYLDHFAHFSMAYSWGGFESLILANQPEELAAIRPATGVDFTGTLVRVHIGLENVEDLIEDLAAGFDRLGA, from the coding sequence ATGACAAGTAAAAAAATTGAAACGGCGCTGATAGCGGCCGGACGCAGCAAACGTTACACCCTGGGATCGGTTAACAGCGTGATTCAACGCGCCTCCTCACTGGTTTTTGACAGCGTGGCTGAAAAGAAACGCTGCACGGCAGGCCGGGCCGATGGCGAACTATTTTATGGTCGTCGTGGCACGCTGACCCATTTCTCGTTGCAGGAAGCGATGACGGAGCTGGAAGGCGGCGCAGGTTGCGTGCTCTACCCTTGCGGTGCGGCAGCCGTGGCAAATGCGATCCTGTCATTTGTCTCCGCCGGTGATAACGTACTGATGGCCGGGTCGGTTTACGAACCTACGCAGGACTTCTGCACCAAAATTCTCAGCAAAATGAACGTCTCCACCACCTGGTTTGATCACTGTCTGGGCGCAGAGATTGCTGAACAGGTGCAGCCGAATACCAAAGTGGTGTTCCTGGAATCACCGGCTTCCATCACTATGGAAGTTCAGGATATCCCGGCGATCGTTGCTGCCGTGCGCGGTAAAGCGCCCGAAGCGATTATCATGATTGATAATACCTGGGCCGCAGGGATCCTCTTCCGGGCGCTGGATTTTGATATTGATATCTCTATTCAGGCGGGCACTAAATATCTGATTGGCCACTCGGATGCGATGATTGGCACCGCCGTCGCCAATGCGCGCTGCTGGGCACAGCTCCGTGAAAACTCCTATCTGATGGGGCAGATGGTCGATGCGGATACCGCTTATATGGCAAGCCGTGGGCTGAGAACGCTGGCAGTGCGTTTGCGCCAGCATGAGGAGAGCAGCATCAAAATCGCCCACTGGCTGGCGGAGCGTCCTGAAGTTGCCGTCGTTAATCATCCCGCCTTGCCGCAGTGCAAAGGGCACGAGTTCTGGCAGCGGGATTTCACCGGCAGCAGCGGCCTCTTCTCCTTTGTGCTGAAGGCGCGTCTGAGCGATAAGCAACTGGCTGATTATCTCGACCACTTTGCCCACTTCAGCATGGCCTACTCCTGGGGCGGCTTCGAGTCGCTGATCCTGGCTAATCAGCCGGAAGAGCTGGCAGCCATTCGTCCGGCAACCGGCGTGGATTTCACCGGAACGTTAGTGCGGGTCCATATTGGTCTGGAAAATGTTGAGGATCTGATTGAGGATCTGGCGGCCGGCTTTGACCGTCTGGGTGCCTGA